The following coding sequences are from one Triplophysa dalaica isolate WHDGS20190420 chromosome 12, ASM1584641v1, whole genome shotgun sequence window:
- the LOC130433073 gene encoding GTPase IMAP family member 8 isoform X3, producing MAASCEFGVQSVSDLRIVLLGNRTAGKTSLANLIISHAESHPRRTAQCVKMQGDFAGRHITVVDTPGWWKNFNVKDTPEFQKQEIVLSLAHCPPGPHAVLLVIRVDTLYKEKHRVSAKEHLELLSPRVWNHTIVVFTYRDQIQEQTLGKQIGSEGESLLLWLVERCGHRYHVVNVDRATGTQVTGLLEKIDAMVVGNGGCHFELDRKWLHEVEGMMTKRYMRANQRRKMIQEQREAPLTYLGHKQSHISNMRMVILGFRRAGKSSAGNTILSMAKFASKTTTQCVRRDGEVAGTRVTLVDTPGWWKSLPLSDTAQLVKDEILLSMSLCPQGPHAFLLTLRVDVSFTAEERRSVEEHLKLLGEGVWGHTIVLFTHGDCLGDLTVEEFIESEGEALQWLIEKCQNRYHVLNNENWDDDAQVTRLLVKIEKMVAENRGHYYEIDRRTLKEVKQKRKATEKKAKARAKQQKPVRKTNGIQGTGDRFSEFCLVLLGYGEAGKTSAGNTVLGKQAFGTGRTSRCVLKRVEMARGTLSIVDTPGWWKHLPIEDTPELHKEELVRSLSLSAPGPVAFILVLRVDCSFQERERKVMEDHLKLLGSPVWDQSMILFTFGDLLGARDIEQHIECEGEALQWLVDRCGNRYHVFNNKVKGESHQVRELLEKIEEMIAVSGGSDEMDMQVLQEVTERRKVEEERSLTRLKIKKHVEEDGSNLFQSDEDDVFI from the exons ATGGCTGCAAGTTGTGAATTTG GAGTCCAGTCTGTCTCTGATCTGAGGATTGTGTTACTGGGAAACAGAACAGCAGGGAAAACTTCTTTGGCTAACCTGATAATAAGTCACGCAGAGTCTCATCCGAGGAGAACAGCCCAGTGTGTTAAGATGCAGGGAGATTTTGCCGGAAGGCACATCACTGTAGTTGATACGCCGGGTTGGTGGAAGAACTTCAATGTAAAAGACACTCCTGAATTTCAAAAACAAGAGATAGTGCTTAGCCTGGCTCATTGTCCTCCCGGGCCTCATGCTGTTTTGCTGGTCATACGCGTGGACACTTTATACAAAGAGAAACATAGAGTATCAGCAAAAGAACACCTGGAGCTTCTGAGTCCAAGGGTTTGGAATCACACTATAGTTGTGTTTACGTACAGGGACCAGATACAGGAACAAACTCTTGGAAAGCAGATTGGAAGTGAAGGGGAATCTCTACTGCTTTGGCTCGTGGAGAGATGTGGCCACAGATATCATGTTGTTAATGTAGACCGAGCCACCGGCACTCAGGTTACGGGGCTGTTGGAGAAAATAGATGCAATGGTTGTGGGGAACGGTGGCTGCCATTTTGAATTGGACAGGAAGTGGTTACATGAGGTTGAAGGAATGATGACGAAGAGATACATGAGAGCAAACCAGAGGAGGAAGATGATACAGGAACAACGGGAAGCTCCACTTACGTATCTGG GTCACAAACAGTCCCACATTTCCAATATGAGAATGGTAATATTAGGTTTTCGAAGAGCTGGAAAAAGTTCAGCAGGAAACACCATTCTAAGCATGGCGAAGTTCGCCTCGAAGACAACCACCCAGTGTGTGAGGAGAGATGGAGAGGTTGCAGGAACACGCGTGACTCTAGTGGACACACCAGGCTGGTGGAAGTCTCTCCCACTATCTGACACAGCTCAACTGGTTAAAGACGAGATATTACTCAGCATGTCCCTCTGTCCTCAAGGACCCCACGCTTTTCTACTGACCCTTCGTGTCGATGTGTCATTCACAGCAGAAGAGCGGAGATCTGTGGAGGAACATCTCAAACTTCTCGGTGAGGGAGTCTGGGGTCATACTATAGTGCTGTTCACTCATGGAGATTGTCTAGGGGATTTAACGGTTGAAGAGTTCATAGAGAGCGAAGGGGAAGCTTTACAGTGGCTGATTGAGAAATGTCAGAACAGGTATCATGTCCTTAACAATGAGAATTGGGATGATGACGCTCAGGTCACACGGCTGCTGGTAAAGATAGAGAAGATGGTGGCAGAAAATAGAGGCCATTATTATGAAATTGACCGCAGGACTCTAAAGGAGGTAAAACAGAAACGGAAAGCAACAGAAAAGAAGGCAAAGGCAAGAGCGAAGCAACAAAAACCTGTGAGAAAGACAAATGGAATACAAG GCACTGGAGATCGTTTTTCTGAGTTTTGTCTTGTGCTGCTCGGTTACGGAGAGGCTGGGAAAACTTCAGCGGGAAATACCGTGCTTGGCAAACAGGCGTTCGGAACAGGAAGAACATCCCGGTGTGTTCTAAAGCGTGTAGAGATGGCCAGGGGGACGTTGAGCATCGTTGACACTCCTGGCTGGTGGAAACATCTGCCCATAGAGGACACACCTGAACTGCATAAAGAAGAACTTGTGCGAAGTCTGTCACTTTCTGCGCCAGGACCAGTTGCTTTTATTCTTGTCCTCCGTGTAGACTGTTCCTTCCAAGAGCGAGAGCGGAAGGTAATGGAAGACCATCTGAAGCTGTTGGGTTCCCCAGTCTGGGATCAAAGTATGATTCTGTTCACTTTTGGGGACCTCCTTGGAGCGCGAGACATTGAGCAGCACATTGAATGTGAGGGAGAAGCCCTGCAGTGGCTTGTTGACAGATGTGGCAACAGGTATCATGTGTTTAATAATAAGGTTAAAGGTGAGAGTCACCAGGTCAGAGAGCTGCTGGAAAAGATAGAGGAGATGATTGCAGTGAGTGGAGGGAGTGATGAGATGGACATGCAGGTGTTGCAAGAGGTGACAGAGAGGAGGAAGGTGGAGGAAGAGAGATCACTAACAAGATTGAAGATAAAGAAACACGTAGAGGAAGATGGATCCAATTTATTCCAAAGTGATGAAGATGATGTATTTATCTGA
- the LOC130433073 gene encoding GTPase IMAP family member 8 isoform X2 → MAASCEFGIFPLAGVQSVSDLRIVLLGNRTAGKTSLANLIISHAESHPRRTAQCVKMQGDFAGRHITVVDTPGWWKNFNVKDTPEFQKQEIVLSLAHCPPGPHAVLLVIRVDTLYKEKHRVSAKEHLELLSPRVWNHTIVVFTYRDQIQEQTLGKQIGSEGESLLLWLVERCGHRYHVVNVDRATGTQVTGLLEKIDAMVVGNGGCHFELDRKWLHEVEGMMTKRYMRANQRRKMIQEQREAPLTYLGHKQSHISNMRMVILGFRRAGKSSAGNTILSMAKFASKTTTQCVRRDGEVAGTRVTLVDTPGWWKSLPLSDTAQLVKDEILLSMSLCPQGPHAFLLTLRVDVSFTAEERRSVEEHLKLLGEGVWGHTIVLFTHGDCLGDLTVEEFIESEGEALQWLIEKCQNRYHVLNNENWDDDAQVTRLLVKIEKMVAENRGHYYEIDRRTLKEVKQKRKATEKKAKARAKQQKPVRKTNGIQGTGDRFSEFCLVLLGYGEAGKTSAGNTVLGKQAFGTGRTSRCVLKRVEMARGTLSIVDTPGWWKHLPIEDTPELHKEELVRSLSLSAPGPVAFILVLRVDCSFQERERKVMEDHLKLLGSPVWDQSMILFTFGDLLGARDIEQHIECEGEALQWLVDRCGNRYHVFNNKVKGESHQVRELLEKIEEMIAVSGGSDEMDMQVLQEVTERRKVEEERSLTRLKIKKHVEEDGSNLFQSDEDDVFI, encoded by the exons ATGGCTGCAAGTTGTGAATTTG GCATCTTCCCATTGGCAGGAGTCCAGTCTGTCTCTGATCTGAGGATTGTGTTACTGGGAAACAGAACAGCAGGGAAAACTTCTTTGGCTAACCTGATAATAAGTCACGCAGAGTCTCATCCGAGGAGAACAGCCCAGTGTGTTAAGATGCAGGGAGATTTTGCCGGAAGGCACATCACTGTAGTTGATACGCCGGGTTGGTGGAAGAACTTCAATGTAAAAGACACTCCTGAATTTCAAAAACAAGAGATAGTGCTTAGCCTGGCTCATTGTCCTCCCGGGCCTCATGCTGTTTTGCTGGTCATACGCGTGGACACTTTATACAAAGAGAAACATAGAGTATCAGCAAAAGAACACCTGGAGCTTCTGAGTCCAAGGGTTTGGAATCACACTATAGTTGTGTTTACGTACAGGGACCAGATACAGGAACAAACTCTTGGAAAGCAGATTGGAAGTGAAGGGGAATCTCTACTGCTTTGGCTCGTGGAGAGATGTGGCCACAGATATCATGTTGTTAATGTAGACCGAGCCACCGGCACTCAGGTTACGGGGCTGTTGGAGAAAATAGATGCAATGGTTGTGGGGAACGGTGGCTGCCATTTTGAATTGGACAGGAAGTGGTTACATGAGGTTGAAGGAATGATGACGAAGAGATACATGAGAGCAAACCAGAGGAGGAAGATGATACAGGAACAACGGGAAGCTCCACTTACGTATCTGG GTCACAAACAGTCCCACATTTCCAATATGAGAATGGTAATATTAGGTTTTCGAAGAGCTGGAAAAAGTTCAGCAGGAAACACCATTCTAAGCATGGCGAAGTTCGCCTCGAAGACAACCACCCAGTGTGTGAGGAGAGATGGAGAGGTTGCAGGAACACGCGTGACTCTAGTGGACACACCAGGCTGGTGGAAGTCTCTCCCACTATCTGACACAGCTCAACTGGTTAAAGACGAGATATTACTCAGCATGTCCCTCTGTCCTCAAGGACCCCACGCTTTTCTACTGACCCTTCGTGTCGATGTGTCATTCACAGCAGAAGAGCGGAGATCTGTGGAGGAACATCTCAAACTTCTCGGTGAGGGAGTCTGGGGTCATACTATAGTGCTGTTCACTCATGGAGATTGTCTAGGGGATTTAACGGTTGAAGAGTTCATAGAGAGCGAAGGGGAAGCTTTACAGTGGCTGATTGAGAAATGTCAGAACAGGTATCATGTCCTTAACAATGAGAATTGGGATGATGACGCTCAGGTCACACGGCTGCTGGTAAAGATAGAGAAGATGGTGGCAGAAAATAGAGGCCATTATTATGAAATTGACCGCAGGACTCTAAAGGAGGTAAAACAGAAACGGAAAGCAACAGAAAAGAAGGCAAAGGCAAGAGCGAAGCAACAAAAACCTGTGAGAAAGACAAATGGAATACAAG GCACTGGAGATCGTTTTTCTGAGTTTTGTCTTGTGCTGCTCGGTTACGGAGAGGCTGGGAAAACTTCAGCGGGAAATACCGTGCTTGGCAAACAGGCGTTCGGAACAGGAAGAACATCCCGGTGTGTTCTAAAGCGTGTAGAGATGGCCAGGGGGACGTTGAGCATCGTTGACACTCCTGGCTGGTGGAAACATCTGCCCATAGAGGACACACCTGAACTGCATAAAGAAGAACTTGTGCGAAGTCTGTCACTTTCTGCGCCAGGACCAGTTGCTTTTATTCTTGTCCTCCGTGTAGACTGTTCCTTCCAAGAGCGAGAGCGGAAGGTAATGGAAGACCATCTGAAGCTGTTGGGTTCCCCAGTCTGGGATCAAAGTATGATTCTGTTCACTTTTGGGGACCTCCTTGGAGCGCGAGACATTGAGCAGCACATTGAATGTGAGGGAGAAGCCCTGCAGTGGCTTGTTGACAGATGTGGCAACAGGTATCATGTGTTTAATAATAAGGTTAAAGGTGAGAGTCACCAGGTCAGAGAGCTGCTGGAAAAGATAGAGGAGATGATTGCAGTGAGTGGAGGGAGTGATGAGATGGACATGCAGGTGTTGCAAGAGGTGACAGAGAGGAGGAAGGTGGAGGAAGAGAGATCACTAACAAGATTGAAGATAAAGAAACACGTAGAGGAAGATGGATCCAATTTATTCCAAAGTGATGAAGATGATGTATTTATCTGA
- the LOC130433073 gene encoding GTPase IMAP family member 8 isoform X1, which yields MAASCEFEGIFPLAGVQSVSDLRIVLLGNRTAGKTSLANLIISHAESHPRRTAQCVKMQGDFAGRHITVVDTPGWWKNFNVKDTPEFQKQEIVLSLAHCPPGPHAVLLVIRVDTLYKEKHRVSAKEHLELLSPRVWNHTIVVFTYRDQIQEQTLGKQIGSEGESLLLWLVERCGHRYHVVNVDRATGTQVTGLLEKIDAMVVGNGGCHFELDRKWLHEVEGMMTKRYMRANQRRKMIQEQREAPLTYLGHKQSHISNMRMVILGFRRAGKSSAGNTILSMAKFASKTTTQCVRRDGEVAGTRVTLVDTPGWWKSLPLSDTAQLVKDEILLSMSLCPQGPHAFLLTLRVDVSFTAEERRSVEEHLKLLGEGVWGHTIVLFTHGDCLGDLTVEEFIESEGEALQWLIEKCQNRYHVLNNENWDDDAQVTRLLVKIEKMVAENRGHYYEIDRRTLKEVKQKRKATEKKAKARAKQQKPVRKTNGIQGTGDRFSEFCLVLLGYGEAGKTSAGNTVLGKQAFGTGRTSRCVLKRVEMARGTLSIVDTPGWWKHLPIEDTPELHKEELVRSLSLSAPGPVAFILVLRVDCSFQERERKVMEDHLKLLGSPVWDQSMILFTFGDLLGARDIEQHIECEGEALQWLVDRCGNRYHVFNNKVKGESHQVRELLEKIEEMIAVSGGSDEMDMQVLQEVTERRKVEEERSLTRLKIKKHVEEDGSNLFQSDEDDVFI from the exons ATGGCTGCAAGTTGTGAATTTG AAGGCATCTTCCCATTGGCAGGAGTCCAGTCTGTCTCTGATCTGAGGATTGTGTTACTGGGAAACAGAACAGCAGGGAAAACTTCTTTGGCTAACCTGATAATAAGTCACGCAGAGTCTCATCCGAGGAGAACAGCCCAGTGTGTTAAGATGCAGGGAGATTTTGCCGGAAGGCACATCACTGTAGTTGATACGCCGGGTTGGTGGAAGAACTTCAATGTAAAAGACACTCCTGAATTTCAAAAACAAGAGATAGTGCTTAGCCTGGCTCATTGTCCTCCCGGGCCTCATGCTGTTTTGCTGGTCATACGCGTGGACACTTTATACAAAGAGAAACATAGAGTATCAGCAAAAGAACACCTGGAGCTTCTGAGTCCAAGGGTTTGGAATCACACTATAGTTGTGTTTACGTACAGGGACCAGATACAGGAACAAACTCTTGGAAAGCAGATTGGAAGTGAAGGGGAATCTCTACTGCTTTGGCTCGTGGAGAGATGTGGCCACAGATATCATGTTGTTAATGTAGACCGAGCCACCGGCACTCAGGTTACGGGGCTGTTGGAGAAAATAGATGCAATGGTTGTGGGGAACGGTGGCTGCCATTTTGAATTGGACAGGAAGTGGTTACATGAGGTTGAAGGAATGATGACGAAGAGATACATGAGAGCAAACCAGAGGAGGAAGATGATACAGGAACAACGGGAAGCTCCACTTACGTATCTGG GTCACAAACAGTCCCACATTTCCAATATGAGAATGGTAATATTAGGTTTTCGAAGAGCTGGAAAAAGTTCAGCAGGAAACACCATTCTAAGCATGGCGAAGTTCGCCTCGAAGACAACCACCCAGTGTGTGAGGAGAGATGGAGAGGTTGCAGGAACACGCGTGACTCTAGTGGACACACCAGGCTGGTGGAAGTCTCTCCCACTATCTGACACAGCTCAACTGGTTAAAGACGAGATATTACTCAGCATGTCCCTCTGTCCTCAAGGACCCCACGCTTTTCTACTGACCCTTCGTGTCGATGTGTCATTCACAGCAGAAGAGCGGAGATCTGTGGAGGAACATCTCAAACTTCTCGGTGAGGGAGTCTGGGGTCATACTATAGTGCTGTTCACTCATGGAGATTGTCTAGGGGATTTAACGGTTGAAGAGTTCATAGAGAGCGAAGGGGAAGCTTTACAGTGGCTGATTGAGAAATGTCAGAACAGGTATCATGTCCTTAACAATGAGAATTGGGATGATGACGCTCAGGTCACACGGCTGCTGGTAAAGATAGAGAAGATGGTGGCAGAAAATAGAGGCCATTATTATGAAATTGACCGCAGGACTCTAAAGGAGGTAAAACAGAAACGGAAAGCAACAGAAAAGAAGGCAAAGGCAAGAGCGAAGCAACAAAAACCTGTGAGAAAGACAAATGGAATACAAG GCACTGGAGATCGTTTTTCTGAGTTTTGTCTTGTGCTGCTCGGTTACGGAGAGGCTGGGAAAACTTCAGCGGGAAATACCGTGCTTGGCAAACAGGCGTTCGGAACAGGAAGAACATCCCGGTGTGTTCTAAAGCGTGTAGAGATGGCCAGGGGGACGTTGAGCATCGTTGACACTCCTGGCTGGTGGAAACATCTGCCCATAGAGGACACACCTGAACTGCATAAAGAAGAACTTGTGCGAAGTCTGTCACTTTCTGCGCCAGGACCAGTTGCTTTTATTCTTGTCCTCCGTGTAGACTGTTCCTTCCAAGAGCGAGAGCGGAAGGTAATGGAAGACCATCTGAAGCTGTTGGGTTCCCCAGTCTGGGATCAAAGTATGATTCTGTTCACTTTTGGGGACCTCCTTGGAGCGCGAGACATTGAGCAGCACATTGAATGTGAGGGAGAAGCCCTGCAGTGGCTTGTTGACAGATGTGGCAACAGGTATCATGTGTTTAATAATAAGGTTAAAGGTGAGAGTCACCAGGTCAGAGAGCTGCTGGAAAAGATAGAGGAGATGATTGCAGTGAGTGGAGGGAGTGATGAGATGGACATGCAGGTGTTGCAAGAGGTGACAGAGAGGAGGAAGGTGGAGGAAGAGAGATCACTAACAAGATTGAAGATAAAGAAACACGTAGAGGAAGATGGATCCAATTTATTCCAAAGTGATGAAGATGATGTATTTATCTGA